In one Brassica oleracea var. oleracea cultivar TO1000 chromosome C9, BOL, whole genome shotgun sequence genomic region, the following are encoded:
- the LOC106316023 gene encoding uncharacterized protein LOC106316023, with translation MEFVDGRETRRRDKGEDAMSTPPPLPSFVTITTIAISPIPNRSSPPPWLLRSVFTGVATTSVTLVTSFFLSERVNLLSFSPTSWWSQREIVEKMIEMIDSGFDCGNVICARYDKTLFLGKQRQQVWTSSMTSQMMYENRGLSRRWQRNLAVVV, from the exons ATGGAGTTCGTAGATGGTAGAGAAACGAGAAGACGCGACAAAGGAGAAGACGCGATGTCAACACCACCACCACTGCCATCGTTCGTTACTATCACCACCATCGCCATCTCTCCCATCCCCAATCGCTCGTCACCACCACCATGGCTTCTAAGATCCGTCTTCACCGGAGTCGCCACCACCTCCGTCACGCTCGTCACTTCTTTCTTTCTCTCGGAGAGAGTAAACCTGCTGAGTTTCTCGCCGACGTCTTGGTGGTCACAGAGAGAG ATTGTGGAGAAGATGATTGAAATGATCGACTCTGGTTTTGATTGTGGGAATGTGATATGTGCCAGATATGACAAG ACCTTGTTTCTAGGAAAGCAACGCCAGCAAGTGTGGACCTCCTCTATGACATCTCAGATGATGTATGAGAACAGAGGCTTAAGTCGGAGATGGCAGAGAAATCTAGCGGTGGTGGTGTAG
- the LOC106314485 gene encoding uncharacterized mitochondrial protein AtMg00810-like, whose protein sequence is MKDLGKLKYLLGIEVSRGPDGFCLSHRKYTLDIITEAGMLGATPSSVPIELKHKLASVTCHVFENPEQYHHLVGRFIYLTSTRPDLSYLVHILSQFMKTPLLAHWEAALRLVRYLKGSSSQGIFLRSDSDLTITAYCDSDWASCPLTRRSLSAYIIYLGHSPISWKTKKQKTVSCSSAEAVPCVK, encoded by the coding sequence ATGAAGGACCTTGGCAAGTTAAAGTATCTCTTGGGTATTGAAGTTTCTCGGGGTCCAGATGGGTTTTGTCTCTCGCACCGTAAGTACACCCTTGATATCATCACTGAAGCAGGGATGCTGGGAGCAACACCATCGTCAGTTCCTATCGAGCTTAAACACAAGCTTGCTTCGGTAACATGTCATGTGTTCGAAAACCCAGAACAATATCATCATCTTGTTGGTCGCTTCATCTACTTAACAAGCACGCGACCTGATCTGAGCTATTTAGTTCACATTCTTTCACAGTTTATGAAAACTCCTTTACTTGCGCATTGGGAAGCTGCTTTGCGTTTGGTCAGATATCTAAAGGGGTCATCATCCCAAGGAATTTTTCTTCGTTCAGATAGTGACTTAACGATAACAGCCTATTGCGACTCAGACTGGGCTTCCTGTCCGCTTACACGACGATCTCTCTCAGCCTATATCATCTACTTAGGTCACTCTCCGATCTCCTGGAAGACTAAGAAGCAAAAGACAGTTTCTTGTTCTTCTGCTGAAGCAGTACCTTGCGTGAAATAA
- the LOC106319075 gene encoding abscisic acid 8'-hydroxylase 3, protein MDFSGMFLIFSAAALFLCLLRFIAGFRRNSSSKLPLPPGTMGYPYVGETFQLYSQDPNVFFASKQRRYGSVFKTHVLGCPCVMISSPEAAKFVLVTKSHLFKPTFPASKERMLGKQAIFFHQGDYHAKLRKLVLRAFMPDSVRNMVPHIESIAQESLSSWDGTQLNTYQEMKTYTFNVALISILGEDAVFYREDLKRCYYILEKGYNSMPINLPGTLFHKAMKARKELAQILANILSKRRETPSTHKDLLGSFMEDKEGLSDEQIADNIIGVIFAARDTTASVLTWILKYLADNPTVLEAVTEEQMAIKKAKQGESLTWEDTKKMTLTSRVVQETMRVATILSFTFREAVEDVEYEGYLIPKGWKVLPLFRNIHHNADFFSDPGKFDPSRFEVAPKPNTFMPFGNGIHSCPGNELAKLEISILIHHLTTKYRWSIVGPSDGIQYGPFALPQNGLPIALERKPEVDV, encoded by the exons ATGGATTTCTCCGGCATGTTTCTCATTTTCTCTGCGGCGGCTCTGTTTCTATGTTTACTCCGGTTCATAGCCGGATTCCGTCGAAACTCCTCCTCGAAACTCCCTCTTCCTCCGGGAACAATGGGTTATCCTTACGTAGGCGAAACGTTCCAGCTTTACTCACAAGACCCAAATGTGTTCTTCGCATCAAAACAGAGAAG ATACGGATCGGTGTTCAAGACTCATGTACTGGGATGCCCATGTGTGATGATCTCGAGCCCTGAAGCTGCCAAGTTCGTCTTGGTTACGAAATCTCATTTGTTCAAACCAACTTTTCCGGCGAGCAAAGAGAGGATGCTCGGAAAGCAAGCCATCTTCTTCCACCAAGGAGATTATCACGCTAAACTCAGGAAGCTCGTCTTAAGAGCTTTCATGCCTGATTCAGTCAGAAACATGGTCCCACACATCGAATCAATCGCTCAGGAATCACTCAGTTCTTGGGATGGAACTCAGCTCAACACTTACCAAGAAATGAAAACA TACACTTTCAATGTGGCGTTAATCTCAATACTCGGAGAAGACGCAGTCTTTTACAGAGAGGATCTAAAACGATGCTACTACATTCTTGAGAAAGGTTACAACTCGATGCCGATTAATCTCCCGGGAACACTATTCCACAAAGCCATGAAAGCTCGCAAGGAGCTTGCTCAAATCCTCGCAAACATCTTATCGAAGAGAAGAGAAACCCCATCAACGCACAAAGATCTTCTTGGATCATTCATGGAAGACAAAGAAGGGTTAAGCGACGAGCAAATCGCTGACAACATAATCGGAGTTATCTTCGCGGCAAGAGACACAACAGCGAGTGTGCTGACGTGGATCCTCAAGTACTTAGCAGATAATCCAACTGTCCTAGAAGCTGTCACT GAAGAACAAATGGCTATAAAGAAAGCGAAACAAGGAGAGAGTCTAACTTGGGAAGATACAAAGAAGATGACACTAACTTCTAGAGTTGTCCAGGAGACAATGAGAGTTGCTACAATCTTATCTTTCACATTCAGAGAAGCTGTTGAAGATGTTGAATACGAAG GATATTTGATACCAAAGGGATGGAAAGTATTGCCACTATTCAGAAACATTCATCACAATGCTGATTTCTTTTCGGATCCGGGCAAGTTTGATCCATCAAGATTTGAAGTTGCACCGAAACCGAATACATTCATGCCATTTGGGAATGGGATCCATTCTTGTCCAGGCAATGAGTTAGCTAAACTTGAAATCTCTATTCTAATCCATCATCTCACCACTAAATACAG GTGGTCAATCGTGGGACCTAGCGATGGAATTCAGTATGGACCGTTTGCCCTTCCTCAGAATGGATTGCCTATTGCCTTAGAACGAAAACCAGAGGTGGACGTTTAG